In Malus sylvestris chromosome 16, drMalSylv7.2, whole genome shotgun sequence, the following are encoded in one genomic region:
- the LOC126608029 gene encoding cytochrome P450 78A5-like produces the protein MKLFVLANLSILVFWFGGTTSYSNSLTLTLFLLSFFYRFLVSLCHCLVPGGFAWSCYSHTQNSQNGSSLRGPAGWPILGFLPHHMGSLAHQKLSTMATSLKATRLMAFSLGTTRVIISSHPDTARQILGGSSFSDRPIKQSAKLLMFERAIGFAPSGTYWRHLRRIAAVHMFSPKRIGGLETVRQKVADEMVVTIWDEMKENRVVGLKAILQKGSLDNIIQSVFGTSYLGLEKEVSTNLTLMLLVKQGYDLISRFNLEDYFPLRFLDFYGVKRKCHKLAAEVKCVVGQIVRERKRAGDFGGGSDFLSALLALPEEDKLNDSDTVAVLWEMIFRGTDTVAILLEWIMARMVLHQDIQAKAQQELDTHVGNNRHVRDSDLPNLSYLQAIVKEVLRMHPPGPLLSWARLAVHDVHVDKVFIPAGTTAMVNMWAITHDPSIWKDPMVFRPERFIEEDVLIMGSDLKLAPFGSGRRVCPGKALGLATVHLWLARLLHQFKWLPTEPVDLSECLRLSLEMKKPLTCRVVPRNAL, from the exons ATGAAACTCTTCGTGCTAGCCAACCTTTCAATCTTAGTCTTTTGGTTTGGAGGTACGACGTCGTACTcaaactctctcactctcactctcttcctcctctCATTCTTCTACCGTTTCCTTGTCTCTCTATGCCACTGCCTTGTCCCCGGAGGTTTTGCATGGTCATGTTACAGTCATACCCAAAATTCTCAAAACGGTTCCAGCCTCCGGGGACCAGCTGGGTGGCCTATACTAGGATTCCTACCCCATCATATGGGTTCTCTTGCCCACCAAAAACTCTCCACTATGGCAACTTCACTCAAGGCAACAAGGCTCATGGCATTCAGCTTAGGCACTACTCGTGTCATCATCAGCAGCCATCCTGACACTGCTAGGCAAATCCTAGGAGGCTCGTCATTTTCCGACCGTCCGATCAAGCAATCAGCTAAGTTGCTAATGTTTGAGCGTGCCATAGGGTTTGCTCCTTCAGGAACGTATTGGCGCCACCTGCGCAGGATAGCAGCTGTCCATATGTTTTCACCAAAGAGAATCGGAGGCCTAGAAACCGTAAGGCAAAAAGTGGCCGATGAAATGGTGGTGACAATTTGGGATGAGATGAAGGAAAATAGGGTTGTGGGATTAAAAGCAATATTGCAAAAGGGTTCTTTGGATAACATAATCCAGAGTGTTTTTGGCACTAGTTATTTAGGTTTAGAGAAGGAGGTGAGTACTAATCTAACGTTAATGTTGCTAGTTAAACAAGGGTACGACTTGATTTCTAGGTTTAATTTGGAGGATTATTTTCCCTTGAGGTTTTTGGACTTTTATGGTGTGAAGAGGAAGTGTCACAAATTGGCGGCTGAGGTGAAGTGTGTGGTGGGGCAAATTGTGAGGGAAAGAAAAAGAGCAGGAGATTTCGGTGGCGGCAGTGACTTTCTCAGTGCCTTGCTAGCTTTGCCGGAAGAAGATAAACTAAATGATTCAGACACGGTGGCTGTTTTGTGG GAAATGATATTTCGAGGGACAGACACGGTTGCAATACTTCTGGAGTGGATTATGGCAAGGATGGTCTTACACCAAGACATCCAAGCCAAAGCACAACAAGAACTTGACACACACGTGGGGAACAATAGGCACGTGCGAGACTCCGACCTTCCAAACCTGTCTTATCTACAAGCCATAGTCAAGGAAGTTCTCCGAATGCACCCTCCGGGCCCATTGCTGTCATGGGCCCGTCTTGCGGTCCATGATGTCCATGTGGACAAGGTCTTTATCCCAGCTGGCACAACTGCGATGGTCAATATGTGGGCCATAACCCACGACCCATCCATCTGGAAGGACCCGATGGTGTTTAGGCCTGAGAGGTTCATCGAGGAGGATGTGTTAATAATGGGCTCGGACCTCAAGCTCGCACCATTTGGATCTGGTCGGAGAGTATGCCCAGGCAAAGCGTTGGGTTTAGCTACCGTGCATTTGTGGCTTGCTAGGCTTTTGCACCAATTCAAATGGTTACCGACGGAGCCTGTAGACCTTTCAGAGTGTTTGAGGCTCTCTCTCGAAATGAAGAAACCACTCACATGCCGTGTTGTCCCACGCAATGCATTATGA